One Alnus glutinosa chromosome 3, dhAlnGlut1.1, whole genome shotgun sequence genomic region harbors:
- the LOC133862568 gene encoding photosystem I reaction center subunit VI, chloroplastic-like, which translates to MASLATLAAVQPATIKGLGGSSITGTKLSVKPTRQNLRPKSFRTGAVVAKYGDKSVYFDLEDLGNTTGQWDLYGSDAPSPYNSLQSKFFETFAAPFTKRGLLLKFLILGGGSTLAYLSSTASGDILPIVKGPQLPPQPGPRGKI; encoded by the exons ATGGCTTCTCTAGCAACCTTAGCTGCTGTGCAACCAGCCACCATCAAGGGCCTTGGTGGAAGCTCCATTACTGGAACAAAGCTCTCTGTCAAGCCCACTCGCCAGAACCTAAGGCCCAAAAGTTTCAG GACTGGTGCTGTGGTGGCAAAGTATGGTGACAAGAGTGTCTATTTTGATTTGGAGGACTTGGGGAACACCACTGGACAGTGGGACTTGTATGGCTCAGATGCCCCTTCACCCTACAACTCTCTTCAG AGCAAGTTCTTTGAGACATTTGCAGCTCCATTCACCAAGAGGGGATTATTGCTCAAGTTCTTGATATTGGGAGGAGGTTCCACCCTTGCATACCTCAGTTCCACTGCTTCAGGCGACATCCTACCAATTGTGAAGGGCCCTCAACTACCACCACAGCCTGGCCCACGTGGCAAGATCTAA